One region of Quercus lobata isolate SW786 chromosome 2, ValleyOak3.0 Primary Assembly, whole genome shotgun sequence genomic DNA includes:
- the LOC115967149 gene encoding uncharacterized protein LOC115967149 produces MDQMKRVMEEMKENMRRTNPIKDLVHRSDSPFMASINGHPLLSKFKLPSLDLYDGTRDLFDHIATFKTTMHLQGVPDEILCRAFPTTLKGPARVWFSKIPSNSMSSFEELSKLFVNNFIGGQRHKHSSSSLLTIEQGENESLQSFITRFNREALSVDEADDKLLLAAFHNGVNSDLFIHKLYEKESQSMVELVHSAQNFMNAEDTIIAKKRKRSERVDTNPSRHPEQGPRPKRGPTEERKD; encoded by the coding sequence atggaccaaatgaaaagagtcatggaggaaatgaaagagaatatgAGAAGGACGAATCCTATAAAAGACTTAGTCCACCGAAGTGATTCCCCATTTATggcttccatcaacggtcacCCTCTACTATCAAAGTTTAAGCTGCCTTCTCTGGATTTGTACGATGGAACACGTGACCTGTTTGATCACATTGCTACCTTTAAGACCACCATGCATCTTCAAGGGGTTCCCGACGAAATATTGTGCAGAGCCTTCCCTACTACCCTCAAGGGCCCAGCACGAGTTTGGTTCAGCAAAATACCCTCGAATTCGAtgagttcttttgaagagttgagcAAGTTGTTTGTTAATAACTTCATTGGAGGACAAAGACACAAGCATTCCTCGTCTAGCTTATTGACCATAGAGCAAGGAGAGAACGAGAGTCTACAGTCGTTCATCACCCGTTTCAACAGAGAAGCCCTGAGTGTGGACGAAGCAGATGATAAGCTCCTATTGGCGGCTTTCCATAATGGGGTGAATTCGGATTTGTTTATACATAAACTCTATGAAAAAGAGTCCCAGTCCATGGTTGAACTTGTCCATTCggctcaaaattttatgaatgcagaagacaCAATCAttgctaagaagaggaagaggtctGAGAGAGTAGACACAAATCCCAGTCGCCATCCAGAGCAAGGCCCCCGTCCAAAGAGGGGACCAACGGAAGAAAGGAAAGACTGA
- the LOC115967157 gene encoding uncharacterized protein LOC115967157, with protein MRGDPNKHNRNKYFRFHRDHGHDIDECFNLKQQIENLIRQGKLRNFLRRDHRDEKMKGKIEESSRPSLGEIRVIIGGSSTGQSSKSKKAYLKVVQSVQLAGRSPRARSTDELTITFTDENAEGIHHPHDDALVITLLIADYTTRRVLVDNGSSADILYYPTFQQMRLGRDQLRPVNSP; from the coding sequence ATGAGGGGAGATCCCAATAAGCACAATAGGAACAAGTATTTTCGCTTCCATAGGGATCATGGTCATGATATAGACGAGTGTTTCAATTTAAAGCAGCAAATCGAAAATCTCATAAGGCAAGGGAAGCTGAGGAATTTCCTTAGACGAGACCATAGGGACGAGAAAATGAAAGGGAAAATAGAAGAATCATCACGACCATCGCTCGGAGAAATAAGAGTCATTATAGGGGGAAGTTCAACAGGCCAGTCatccaagtccaagaaagcatacttgaaggTAGTGCAGAGCGTCCAGCTTGCTGGACGGTCACCGAGAGCAAGGTCCACGGACGAACTAACGATCACCTTCACGGACGAAAACGCTGAGGGAATTCATCacccccatgatgatgctctcGTCATCACCTTACTGATTGCTGACTACACAACTAGAAGAGTGCTTGTGGACAACGGAAGCTCGGCGGACATTTTGTATTATCCAACTTTTCAGCAAATGAGGTTAGGACGAGACCAACTCCGTCCAGTAAACTCCCCCTAG